From the Ctenopharyngodon idella isolate HZGC_01 chromosome 3, HZGC01, whole genome shotgun sequence genome, one window contains:
- the LOC127508037 gene encoding serine/threonine-protein kinase pim-3-like has protein sequence SLFGKLLPNEVAMMIRVSEGPSVPQIIKLLDWYETRNDYILVIERPTPCKDLRQYLVQNGGRISESKARVVMHQVVTAARICFEKGIYHSDIKLENLLINENSLQVKLIDFGVGRSFKTFGYTRYIGTKLYAPPEAFRRTWRYHAKPATVYSLGVLLFVMLFGKFPYKVKPEVIANILRKAGISKESKELISSCMETDPTKRIDLDKILDHDWFQVLLLKPESQNEEPIVSEFPCVDSCVLRKRKLRADSCVLRKM, from the exons AGTCTATTTGGCAAATTGCTTCCAAATGAGGTCGCTATGATGATTCGTGTGAGCGAAGGCCCCAGCGTTCCCCAAATAATAAAGCTGCTGGACTGGTATGAGACACGGAATGACTACATACTGGTCATAGAGCGGCCCACGCCTTGCAAAGATCTGCGGCAGTATTTAGTGCAAAATGGTGGCAGAATCAGCGAGTCAAAAGCACGAGTTGTGATGCATCAAGTTGTTACTGCTGCAAGAATATGCTTTGAAAAGGGAATCTACCACAGCGACATCAAGCTAGAAAACCTGCTAATCAATGAGAACAGCTTGCAGGTCAAATTAATCGACTTCGGTGTTGGTAGAAGCTTCAAGACGTTTGGTTATACAAGGTACATTG GTACAAAACTTTACGCTCCCCCTGAAGCTTTCCGCAGAACATGGAGGTATCACGCCAAGCCGGCAACAGTATATTCTTTAGGTGTACTGTTGTTTGTGATGCTGTTTGGGAAGTTCCCTTACAAGGTGAAACCTGAGGTCATTGCCAACATCTTGAGAAAAGCAGGAATTTCCAAAG AAAGCAAAGAACTGATATCTTCGTGTATGGAGACAGATCCAACCAAGAGGATTGACTTGGACAAGATCCTCGACCATGACTGGTTCCAAGTTTTGCTCCTTAAGCCGGAGAGTCAAAACGAGGAACCCATAGTAAGTGAATTCCCATGCGTGGATTCATGCGTCCTGAGAAAAAGAAAGCTTCGCGCGGATTCATGCGTCCTGAGAAAAATGTAA